A DNA window from Paenibacillus andongensis contains the following coding sequences:
- a CDS encoding metalloregulator ArsR/SmtB family transcription factor has protein sequence MQLDKIITYHKALADTTRIRMLILLADGELNGQVLAEKLGVTPATITHHAAKLREASLINERRDKNTIYFTLNEYFIRSNATATADLIFKNKKGETEPMKDEDLKDRNQNLKQSVIRNFITLEGKLKHIPAQLKKKLIILEHLVEQLEKGRTYTEKELNAFIKNYHPDFATIRREFIMHQFMFRENEIYELNPVEMWAKWENLS, from the coding sequence ATGCAATTAGATAAAATCATTACCTATCATAAGGCCCTAGCCGACACAACGCGTATACGCATGCTCATTTTACTTGCCGATGGAGAGCTGAACGGTCAAGTTCTGGCCGAGAAACTGGGAGTTACCCCAGCAACCATTACCCATCATGCCGCCAAGCTTCGCGAGGCCAGCCTCATCAATGAGCGTAGAGACAAGAACACGATTTACTTCACTTTAAATGAGTATTTCATTCGTAGTAATGCCACCGCGACGGCTGATCTCATTTTCAAAAATAAGAAAGGAGAGACAGAACCGATGAAGGATGAAGACCTTAAAGACCGAAATCAGAACCTCAAGCAATCTGTCATTCGAAACTTTATCACCTTAGAGGGCAAACTAAAGCATATCCCTGCGCAGCTCAAGAAAAAACTTATCATCCTAGAACATCTAGTAGAACAGCTTGAAAAAGGACGCACCTACACAGAGAAGGAACTGAATGCATTTATTAAGAACTACCATCCTGATTTCGCAACGATTCGACGAGAATTCATCATGCACCAGTTCATGTTTCGCGAGAACGAGATATACGAACTCAATCCAGTTGAGATGTGGGCCAAATGGGAAAACTTATCCTAA
- a CDS encoding VOC family protein yields MIQKIATVGIYVADQQKAKTFWTEKVGFEVVRETPMGPDSFWLEVAPQGAESALVIYPKSMMKNFAELKPSIVFVTDDIQTTYANMKSKGVEFEGELTEMQWGTFATFKDEDGNSFLLKG; encoded by the coding sequence ATGATTCAGAAAATAGCAACGGTTGGCATTTATGTGGCGGATCAGCAAAAGGCCAAAACATTTTGGACAGAAAAAGTTGGATTTGAAGTCGTTCGTGAGACGCCAATGGGTCCGGATTCCTTCTGGCTGGAGGTAGCTCCGCAAGGAGCGGAGTCCGCACTAGTCATTTATCCGAAGAGCATGATGAAAAACTTTGCCGAACTTAAGCCTTCTATCGTCTTTGTTACGGATGATATTCAGACGACCTACGCGAACATGAAGTCTAAAGGCGTTGAATTTGAAGGGGAGCTAACCGAGATGCAGTGGGGAACATTTGCCACATTTAAGGATGAGGATGGTAATTCGTTTCTTTTAAAAGGATAA
- a CDS encoding mannosyltransferase family protein: MELLQEKVPKKGKINVILSIVLLVIISRALMLFTGYIGMNLFSKSSQVPVYVQNIPGTLSQWTLKFPGELASTEKLKLEDFIKFDTYSYLKIATQGYDKFRMDEPHTAANWVFFPLFPLLIFLLGKIFWFEPAIVGMIVSNLCLLGALIYIYFIALQRGLSERQAGTVLLLIVIYPSSLYYTLPYTESLFLLLSAASIYYAGSKKYALAFIAASLSTVTRVPGFINLAFVMGTVFMDEGFTWTWRYLKWSVYSILSLIPMGIYLLHMKIITGDLLAPFHEQSLHWFRYTTIPFINYVGYLKKPYFSTPDGWDNGFIAFTMSTAVFIVFVSYLIVHLKKLLTNKHELLFFVYGLMLIVIPFSSQPLFLVSVVRYMMVSIPLYFYLVRLTEKWENARIFFMMLFMILQVFVTIGFFNGYYFVI; encoded by the coding sequence ATGGAACTGCTGCAAGAGAAAGTGCCAAAAAAAGGAAAGATCAATGTGATTCTATCGATTGTCTTACTTGTCATTATTTCTCGTGCACTCATGTTATTTACTGGATATATCGGGATGAATTTGTTCAGTAAATCTTCTCAGGTACCGGTATATGTGCAGAATATCCCAGGCACCTTGTCCCAGTGGACGCTGAAATTTCCTGGAGAACTGGCTTCCACGGAGAAGCTGAAGTTAGAGGATTTTATCAAGTTTGATACGTATTCCTATTTAAAAATTGCCACCCAAGGCTATGATAAGTTCCGGATGGACGAACCACATACTGCTGCCAATTGGGTTTTCTTTCCATTATTCCCGCTGCTTATTTTCTTGCTTGGCAAAATTTTTTGGTTCGAACCCGCGATAGTCGGTATGATTGTTTCGAATCTATGTTTGCTCGGAGCTCTAATTTATATCTATTTTATTGCCCTCCAGCGGGGACTCAGTGAGCGTCAGGCGGGAACTGTACTGTTACTAATTGTGATTTACCCATCGTCGCTTTACTATACCCTACCGTACACAGAGAGTCTATTTCTGCTGCTCTCGGCAGCCTCCATCTATTATGCAGGCAGCAAAAAGTATGCACTCGCCTTTATAGCGGCCAGCTTATCCACCGTAACAAGGGTACCTGGGTTCATCAACCTTGCATTTGTGATGGGTACCGTGTTTATGGACGAAGGGTTCACATGGACCTGGCGCTATCTGAAATGGTCGGTGTATAGCATTTTATCCCTGATCCCAATGGGAATTTATCTTCTACATATGAAAATCATTACCGGTGATTTATTGGCTCCTTTCCATGAGCAGAGCTTGCACTGGTTCCGCTACACAACAATACCATTTATCAATTATGTTGGTTATTTGAAAAAGCCTTACTTCTCCACGCCGGATGGCTGGGATAACGGCTTCATTGCTTTTACCATGTCGACCGCTGTATTTATCGTTTTTGTGAGTTACCTCATTGTTCATTTGAAAAAGCTTTTGACAAATAAGCATGAGCTGCTATTTTTCGTTTATGGCTTGATGCTAATCGTCATCCCATTTTCAAGTCAACCCTTATTTCTCGTAAGCGTCGTACGCTACATGATGGTGAGTATCCCTCTTTATTTCTACTTAGTAAGGTTAACTGAAAAGTGGGAAAATGCCCGAATTTTCTTTATGATGCTGTTTATGATTCTACAGGTTTTCGTGACGATTGGTTTTTTTAATGGGTATTATTTTGTGATTTAA
- a CDS encoding glycosyltransferase family 2 protein, with protein sequence METRIVVYPVLTIVVPCYNEEEVLPETVFQLTNVLQTLISDKLIATTSTVLFVDDGSKDATWTLIERFHASSPFITGLKLAKNAGHQSALLAGLMKAKTYSDCVVSIDADLQDDTNVIREFIVKFHEGYDIVYGIRQDRSADTFFKRVTAQGFYKLMTSLGVKIHYNHADFRLMSKRTLENLEKFQEVNLFLRGMVPLLGFPSTQVYYDRKERFAGESKYPLRKMLAFAFDGITSFSVTPIRFVTMMGFLLFALSVVAGLYAIVGKILGANVTGWTSLILSVWFIGGVQLLALGLIGEYIGKIYKEVKQRPLFVIEKDLTTAGQDQEAVHTPSTQVRSTR encoded by the coding sequence ATGGAGACGAGAATTGTGGTTTATCCCGTTTTGACCATTGTGGTCCCCTGCTATAACGAAGAAGAAGTACTCCCAGAAACAGTATTCCAACTTACCAACGTTTTACAAACTCTCATCTCTGATAAACTAATTGCCACCACAAGCACAGTGCTGTTTGTCGACGATGGCAGCAAGGATGCAACTTGGACGCTTATCGAGCGCTTCCATGCCTCCAGTCCCTTTATTACGGGGCTTAAGCTAGCGAAAAATGCTGGGCATCAAAGCGCTTTGCTTGCCGGGCTTATGAAAGCCAAGACCTATTCGGACTGCGTCGTTTCCATCGATGCCGATCTGCAAGATGACACCAATGTCATTCGCGAGTTTATCGTCAAATTCCATGAAGGATACGATATCGTTTACGGCATCCGTCAGGATCGCTCAGCGGATACGTTTTTCAAGCGAGTCACAGCCCAAGGTTTTTATAAGTTAATGACATCGCTTGGTGTGAAAATTCATTACAATCATGCCGATTTCCGCTTAATGAGTAAGCGTACCCTCGAAAATTTGGAGAAATTTCAAGAGGTTAATTTATTTCTGCGCGGTATGGTGCCTCTACTCGGCTTCCCATCCACTCAGGTCTATTACGACCGTAAAGAGCGTTTTGCCGGAGAATCCAAATATCCGCTTCGCAAAATGCTCGCATTCGCCTTCGATGGCATCACATCGTTCAGTGTAACTCCCATTCGCTTCGTAACCATGATGGGTTTCCTCCTATTCGCACTCAGTGTCGTTGCCGGTTTATACGCAATTGTTGGCAAAATCCTCGGAGCGAACGTTACTGGTTGGACATCGCTTATTCTTTCAGTTTGGTTCATTGGCGGCGTTCAACTTCTCGCTCTCGGCTTAATCGGTGAGTACATAGGTAAAATATATAAAGAGGTGAAGCAGCGTCCGCTTTTCGTCATTGAGAAGGATTTGACAACAGCTGGACAGGATCAGGAAGCGGTCCATACGCCATCCACCCAAGTAAGATCTACCCGGTGA
- a CDS encoding GtrA family protein, with the protein MNRIKTLLTSSFARFLLVGLFNTLVGLSASFAFFNLFHLNYWISTFAGNTLGAIVSYTLNRTFTFRSKVSVGSSWWKFAVVILSCYGLSYGLSWALAEAAMSVMPSVRVDWLHNAAILVGNGLYTIGNYLGHKYFTFQTHGTDNPGVS; encoded by the coding sequence ATGAACCGGATAAAAACTTTGTTGACTAGCAGCTTCGCGCGCTTCTTACTTGTCGGCCTGTTCAATACGTTGGTTGGTCTTTCCGCCAGCTTTGCTTTCTTTAATCTGTTTCACCTCAATTATTGGATATCTACTTTCGCAGGAAATACCCTAGGCGCTATTGTTAGCTACACGCTGAATCGAACATTTACGTTTCGTTCCAAGGTTAGCGTCGGCAGCAGTTGGTGGAAATTTGCTGTTGTTATTTTGAGCTGTTATGGCCTCTCTTATGGTCTAAGTTGGGCGCTTGCTGAAGCGGCAATGTCCGTCATGCCATCCGTGAGGGTTGATTGGCTGCACAATGCGGCCATTTTGGTTGGGAATGGCTTGTATACGATTGGAAATTATTTGGGACATAAATATTTTACATTCCAAACTCATGGCACGGACAACCCTGGGGTATCCTAA
- a CDS encoding alpha/beta-type small acid-soluble spore protein, with translation MARRRSNRAIVPGSEHGLGLLKAQVMKNQGYSVNPERPDLVKYEVARTLGVPLQQGYNGQLSSEDAGKVGGPIGGAMVRELVRMAQQQLANQRPPQR, from the coding sequence ATGGCACGAAGAAGAAGCAACCGGGCCATCGTGCCCGGATCGGAGCACGGCCTGGGACTGCTCAAGGCGCAAGTAATGAAGAATCAGGGGTATTCTGTTAACCCCGAAAGACCTGATCTTGTCAAATACGAAGTAGCCCGAACGCTTGGCGTTCCCCTTCAGCAAGGCTACAACGGGCAGCTTAGCTCGGAAGACGCAGGCAAGGTCGGCGGACCGATTGGTGGGGCCATGGTGCGAGAGCTCGTGCGCATGGCGCAGCAGCAGCTCGCGAATCAGCGGCCACCGCAGCGATAG
- a CDS encoding Hsp20/alpha crystallin family protein, with protein sequence MNPPGNRTPKPDWKGLSAQAGDVLGPEFWQDIASIIPLTGPRVDMYETPQELVVVAEVPGLSSPEQIKLSFRDQSLLMRGMLVRPYQVLDEQMRLSERYFGAFERVFRLPGNALTSQMRAQYHNGLLIIRIPLAPPDGEKVIPIQFT encoded by the coding sequence ATGAATCCCCCAGGCAACCGAACGCCTAAGCCCGATTGGAAAGGGCTGTCGGCGCAAGCCGGCGATGTGCTGGGCCCCGAATTCTGGCAGGATATTGCCAGTATCATCCCGCTAACCGGGCCAAGAGTTGATATGTATGAGACACCACAGGAACTCGTTGTTGTGGCTGAAGTTCCCGGATTGTCTTCACCCGAGCAGATTAAGCTTTCTTTCCGTGACCAATCGCTGCTTATGCGCGGGATGCTCGTTCGGCCCTACCAAGTACTCGATGAGCAAATGCGGTTGTCCGAGCGATACTTCGGTGCATTCGAGAGAGTTTTCCGCCTGCCCGGTAACGCTTTGACCAGTCAAATGCGGGCGCAGTATCACAACGGTTTGCTCATCATTCGAATCCCGCTTGCTCCTCCGGATGGAGAGAAAGTTATTCCTATACAGTTCACGTAA
- a CDS encoding DUF1128 domain-containing protein — protein sequence MDLNIWSEENVEYMFEEIKRKLRMATGGSIKASNVKQEVYEDLKDLYDLVVSKENFSISEIDAITTELGKIRKA from the coding sequence ATGGATTTGAATATTTGGTCGGAAGAAAACGTGGAATATATGTTTGAAGAAATTAAGAGAAAGCTGCGCATGGCTACCGGTGGGTCGATTAAAGCCTCGAACGTCAAGCAAGAAGTATATGAGGACTTGAAGGACTTGTACGACTTGGTCGTCAGCAAAGAAAATTTCAGCATTAGCGAAATTGATGCGATTACCACAGAGCTGGGTAAGATTCGTAAAGCTTAA
- a CDS encoding TetR/AcrR family transcriptional regulator: MARKAVAQELSRERILAEARELFATFGYRALTMRSIAKAMGYSHGALYYHFNEKAELFYALIKEDFSELIQRQREMIVREQGFSVNLLQKLMMEFVWFGLNNPHHYEMMFMINEPELQQYSRTEQAQSLEMFAIVIRNVMGDQPGAESRKFTLPWNLFMSLHGLISYCIQFKQSYEEARKLAEEHIRLICVSLDLDSYEQQRPLVTLVSTESA; the protein is encoded by the coding sequence ATGGCTAGGAAGGCAGTCGCGCAAGAGCTTAGCAGAGAACGAATACTTGCGGAAGCGCGGGAATTATTCGCTACTTTTGGCTATCGCGCTTTAACGATGCGCAGCATCGCAAAAGCAATGGGGTACAGCCATGGTGCGTTATATTACCATTTTAATGAGAAAGCTGAACTGTTTTATGCGTTAATTAAGGAAGATTTCTCGGAATTAATACAGCGTCAGCGGGAAATGATTGTTCGTGAGCAAGGGTTTAGCGTGAATCTGCTTCAAAAGTTGATGATGGAATTCGTATGGTTTGGTTTGAACAATCCACATCATTACGAAATGATGTTCATGATTAACGAGCCAGAACTGCAGCAATATTCGCGTACCGAACAAGCTCAATCCTTGGAAATGTTTGCTATTGTCATCCGTAATGTGATGGGCGATCAACCGGGAGCCGAGAGCAGGAAGTTTACGCTTCCTTGGAATTTGTTTATGTCCTTACATGGCCTAATTTCGTATTGTATTCAGTTTAAACAATCCTATGAGGAAGCGCGGAAACTGGCTGAAGAGCACATCCGTCTCATCTGTGTCAGCTTAGATTTAGATTCCTATGAACAACAGCGTCCGCTTGTGACCCTCGTCAGTACAGAATCTGCATAA
- a CDS encoding YigZ family protein, with product MLAHFKTIQSYGSSEIIIKKSRFIGHAKPVESEEEATQFIEAIKKEHRSATHNCSAYVIGENDQIQKQSDDGEPSGTAGKPILEVIKHQGLKNIVIVVTRYFGGIMLGAGGLIRAYTDGAVVGIEAGQPIYKVNHQQVLIEVDYTWYGKLENELRSQGMLLGDIQFTDKVTVACYPLAAAAEAFINWATDFTQGQGIVIAGENEYLVHKSLPE from the coding sequence ATGCTAGCACATTTCAAAACTATCCAATCGTACGGATCGTCGGAAATCATCATCAAGAAGTCGCGTTTCATCGGTCATGCCAAACCGGTAGAGTCAGAAGAAGAAGCTACCCAATTTATTGAAGCAATCAAGAAGGAACACAGGTCGGCAACACATAATTGCAGCGCCTATGTCATCGGAGAAAATGATCAGATTCAAAAGCAGTCTGATGATGGGGAACCGAGCGGTACAGCAGGAAAGCCGATTCTGGAAGTGATTAAGCATCAAGGACTTAAGAATATCGTGATTGTCGTTACCCGTTATTTCGGCGGCATCATGCTTGGCGCGGGCGGACTCATTCGAGCTTATACGGATGGAGCCGTGGTAGGCATTGAAGCAGGACAGCCAATTTATAAAGTCAATCATCAGCAAGTGCTGATTGAGGTGGATTATACGTGGTATGGCAAACTCGAGAACGAGCTAAGAAGTCAGGGGATGCTCCTTGGGGACATTCAGTTTACGGATAAAGTGACTGTAGCATGTTATCCTTTGGCAGCGGCAGCAGAAGCATTTATCAACTGGGCAACAGATTTTACACAAGGTCAAGGCATTGTTATTGCAGGAGAGAACGAATACTTGGTTCATAAGAGCTTGCCGGAATAG
- a CDS encoding glucose-6-phosphate isomerase — translation MSKKLQFDYSKALSFLSQHEVDYLAAQVELAHEQLHNKTGAGSDYLGWVDLPENYNREEFARIQASAKQIQSDSEALVVIGIGGSYLGARAALEMLSHSFYNILPKDKRKTPEIYFVGNNISSTYVTHLLQLLEGKDFSVNVISKSGTTTEPAIAFRIFRELLEKKYGKEAARKRIYATTDQEKGALKTLATAEGYETFVIPDDVGGRYSVLTAVGLLPIATAGIDVEAIMKGAADAQHEFSNPKLAENQAYQYAAVRNSLYRKGKTIEILVNYEPSLHFVSEWWKQLFGESEGKDYKGIYPASVDFSTDLHSMGQFVQDGNRILFETVIQVDQVADHITIGTDPDDLDGLNFLSGKTMDFVNKKAFQGTMLAHTDGNVPNLIVTLPDMTPYSFGYMVYFFEKACGISGYLMGVNPFDQPGVEAYKKNMFALLGKPGYEKEKAELEARLQN, via the coding sequence GTGAGTAAGAAACTACAATTTGATTACAGTAAAGCACTATCCTTTTTATCCCAGCATGAGGTTGATTATTTGGCGGCTCAAGTGGAGCTAGCTCATGAACAGCTGCATAACAAAACGGGTGCAGGTTCCGATTATTTAGGGTGGGTTGATCTTCCTGAAAATTATAATCGTGAGGAATTCGCTCGTATTCAGGCTTCCGCTAAACAAATTCAATCCGACTCCGAGGCGCTTGTTGTGATCGGTATCGGCGGCTCCTATCTGGGCGCGCGTGCTGCGCTGGAAATGTTGTCTCATTCTTTTTATAATATTTTGCCAAAAGATAAACGTAAGACGCCTGAGATCTATTTCGTAGGAAATAACATCAGTTCTACATATGTTACGCATTTGCTTCAACTGCTTGAAGGCAAAGATTTCTCAGTCAATGTGATCTCGAAGTCCGGTACAACAACAGAGCCAGCGATTGCTTTCCGTATTTTCCGTGAATTGTTAGAGAAGAAATATGGAAAAGAAGCTGCGCGCAAACGTATCTATGCGACAACGGATCAAGAGAAGGGTGCGCTCAAAACACTCGCTACAGCAGAAGGTTACGAAACTTTTGTCATTCCAGATGATGTAGGCGGACGTTATTCGGTATTAACAGCTGTTGGTTTATTGCCAATTGCGACAGCAGGCATTGATGTGGAAGCAATTATGAAAGGCGCGGCGGATGCTCAGCACGAGTTCTCTAATCCGAAGCTAGCCGAGAATCAAGCTTATCAATATGCTGCTGTTCGAAATTCGCTCTACCGCAAAGGGAAAACGATCGAAATTCTCGTCAACTACGAGCCTTCCCTGCATTTCGTATCGGAATGGTGGAAGCAGCTGTTCGGTGAAAGCGAAGGCAAAGATTACAAAGGAATTTATCCAGCATCGGTAGACTTCTCGACGGATTTGCACTCCATGGGTCAGTTCGTTCAAGATGGCAACCGGATTCTGTTTGAAACGGTCATTCAAGTGGATCAAGTGGCTGATCATATTACGATTGGCACAGATCCTGACGATTTGGACGGACTCAACTTCCTGAGCGGGAAAACGATGGATTTCGTGAATAAAAAAGCTTTCCAAGGTACGATGCTTGCTCACACGGACGGTAACGTACCGAACCTGATTGTAACGCTGCCGGATATGACGCCTTACTCCTTCGGATATATGGTGTATTTCTTCGAAAAAGCATGCGGTATCAGCGGTTACCTAATGGGTGTGAATCCTTTTGACCAACCAGGTGTTGAAGCTTATAAAAAGAACATGTTTGCTCTCTTAGGCAAACCGGGTTATGAAAAGGAAAAAGCTGAGCTTGAAGCACGCTTGCAGAATTAA
- a CDS encoding NAD(P)-binding domain-containing protein — protein MKRIGFIGLGTMGKPMAANLIQKGFMVTVYNRTAEKADELAHLGAEVGLSPAEVARSSDVLITMLSNDASLLETFYSEQGILSGIHPALTIIDSSTVSPQTSQKLAEELAAHFVDFLDAPVTGSKPAAEAGTLTFMVGGSQEVFDEHQDVFLALGTKALYLGPSGSGSFAKLAHNTMVGINLAGLAEGLSIAVKAGVNPAQFLEIVRSGGANSKMVELKGDKIIDRDFSNQFSLKLMLKDLQLAQEISGKFQLPTPMLQSAANLFQIGLSKGLGEEDLSSVIQCYEEWMGQQVVRPSEPVVAAEKPVSPLSGRERRRNTRVKLDISLKLSIYQWEQEGSFSGQNIDGTLFDLSESGLQITSAAPLAPDMFIVIHFPQEAELPPITARVIRIESEGRNFRYGCMLSALPPYVRIKLEQYIEDHIQYAL, from the coding sequence ATGAAACGTATCGGCTTTATTGGACTTGGCACAATGGGCAAACCCATGGCTGCTAACCTTATTCAAAAAGGTTTTATGGTAACTGTATATAACCGGACTGCTGAAAAAGCGGACGAGCTCGCCCATCTTGGTGCCGAAGTAGGTTTGAGCCCTGCTGAAGTAGCTCGCAGTTCGGATGTTCTGATTACAATGCTCAGCAATGATGCTTCACTATTAGAAACGTTCTACAGTGAGCAGGGCATTCTGAGTGGCATTCATCCCGCACTCACGATTATAGATTCCAGTACCGTTTCCCCGCAAACAAGTCAAAAGCTGGCTGAGGAGCTCGCGGCACATTTCGTCGACTTCCTTGACGCGCCTGTCACAGGCAGTAAACCAGCTGCCGAAGCAGGCACACTTACTTTCATGGTCGGCGGCAGCCAAGAAGTGTTCGACGAGCATCAAGATGTATTCCTCGCACTTGGTACCAAAGCACTTTACCTCGGGCCGAGTGGCTCCGGTTCGTTCGCCAAGCTTGCCCACAACACGATGGTGGGCATTAATTTAGCCGGCTTAGCCGAAGGCTTATCGATAGCGGTCAAAGCAGGGGTGAATCCTGCTCAATTTTTAGAGATTGTTCGCTCCGGCGGAGCGAACAGCAAGATGGTAGAGCTGAAAGGCGATAAGATTATCGATCGCGATTTCAGCAACCAATTCTCCCTGAAGCTGATGCTGAAGGATTTGCAGCTTGCTCAGGAAATTTCGGGCAAGTTCCAACTGCCGACTCCTATGCTGCAATCGGCTGCCAACTTATTTCAAATTGGCCTAAGTAAAGGCCTGGGTGAAGAAGATTTAAGCTCTGTCATCCAGTGTTATGAAGAATGGATGGGGCAACAGGTCGTTCGACCTAGCGAGCCAGTCGTTGCTGCCGAGAAACCGGTATCGCCGCTTTCTGGCCGCGAACGCCGCCGGAACACGCGCGTGAAGCTGGACATTAGCCTGAAACTGTCCATTTACCAATGGGAGCAGGAAGGTTCCTTCTCCGGCCAAAACATCGACGGCACCCTCTTCGACTTGTCCGAGAGCGGTCTACAGATCACATCTGCCGCCCCGCTTGCGCCGGACATGTTCATCGTCATCCACTTCCCGCAGGAAGCGGAGCTGCCGCCCATCACCGCTCGCGTGATTCGCATCGAATCCGAAGGCCGCAACTTCCGTTATGGCTGCATGCTTTCAGCCTTGCCGCCTTATGTGCGGATTAAGCTGGAGCAGTATATTGAGGATCATATTCAGTATGCACTGTAG
- a CDS encoding DNA-binding response regulator: protein MDAIDFHREHENFVSYHEKRRTGERLRRLKDGHGYAEKQFMQYIWWPIIGHFRHLHPEYEVRDFQDNTRFVDFVYLRPPHRICIEIDGYGPHARDVDRTRFGDNLMRQNQLVLDEWKVFRFSLDDITQHPRRCQQVVLNIMGRWYGDQTPLSSLTHREKEIASLAAITIDPLKPRVVADHLGIRVEHARKWLHSLHRKGIIMPVSGEQRIRSYILDPGGRKYFV from the coding sequence TTGGACGCAATAGATTTTCATAGAGAACATGAAAATTTTGTTAGCTATCATGAGAAGCGACGGACGGGAGAGCGTCTGCGCCGATTAAAAGATGGACATGGCTATGCTGAAAAACAATTTATGCAGTATATCTGGTGGCCCATCATTGGGCATTTTCGCCATCTTCATCCCGAGTATGAAGTAAGAGATTTTCAAGACAACACAAGGTTCGTTGACTTCGTTTATTTGCGTCCACCGCATCGGATTTGTATCGAGATCGACGGGTATGGTCCACATGCGAGAGATGTTGACCGCACTCGTTTCGGGGATAACCTGATGCGGCAGAATCAGTTGGTTCTGGACGAATGGAAGGTTTTTCGGTTCTCACTCGATGATATCACCCAGCATCCGCGACGCTGCCAACAAGTCGTCCTCAACATCATGGGGAGATGGTATGGTGATCAAACTCCACTTTCTTCACTCACGCATCGGGAAAAAGAAATCGCTAGCCTTGCTGCAATTACCATTGATCCGCTTAAACCGCGTGTAGTAGCTGACCATCTCGGAATCCGTGTTGAACACGCACGAAAGTGGCTTCATAGCCTGCACAGGAAAGGAATAATAATGCCAGTCAGTGGGGAGCAGAGAATTCGCTCGTACATTTTGGATCCAGGAGGGCGGAAATATTTCGTATAG
- a CDS encoding N-acetylmuramoyl-L-alanine amidase translates to MMSSDDANKIINFLFAAWMSTEDAEARVEFHRLADELRKASGQQ, encoded by the coding sequence ATGATGAGTTCTGATGATGCGAATAAGATTATTAACTTTTTATTCGCTGCTTGGATGAGCACAGAGGATGCAGAAGCTAGAGTGGAGTTTCACCGTTTGGCAGACGAGCTTAGGAAAGCGTCCGGGCAGCAGTAA
- a CDS encoding glycoside hydrolase family 73 protein produces the protein MSKESFIDQLAPAAQADMQEFGILASVTIAQAILESGWGRSTPGQLQVTKEFINGKWIQIVNGFRVYDSWCDSVSDHSLLLAGNPRNANVINERDYRCASQELQRAGYATDPQYAVKLIRIIEGSEHTRFDQIEEERGGYDEF, from the coding sequence ATGAGCAAAGAAAGCTTTATTGATCAATTAGCTCCAGCTGCACAAGCGGATATGCAGGAGTTTGGTATTTTAGCTAGTGTTACCATCGCGCAGGCTATTCTGGAAAGTGGCTGGGGTCGCTCAACTCCCGGGCAGCTGCAAGTTACGAAAGAATTCATAAACGGCAAGTGGATACAAATTGTAAACGGTTTTCGTGTTTATGACAGTTGGTGCGATAGCGTCAGTGATCATTCGCTGCTGCTTGCTGGCAATCCTAGAAACGCGAATGTGATAAATGAGAGGGACTACAGGTGCGCAAGCCAGGAGCTGCAGCGGGCAGGTTATGCGACGGATCCGCAGTACGCGGTCAAGCTGATTCGAATTATTGAAGGGAGCGAACACACACGTTTTGATCAGATAGAGGAGGAAAGGGGGGGATATGATGAGTTCTGA
- a CDS encoding phage holin family protein, giving the protein MNQIVFNLISATFGALATYAFGEWNELLSLFLMAILVDYVTGIAASMKEQHGLNSQVGYWGLTRKGLMLLVIMLAHRMDTLMDTDLMMTGAIYFYLANEFISITENYGRLGLPLPSFLKQMIQVLRGKEEGL; this is encoded by the coding sequence ATGAATCAAATCGTTTTTAACCTGATTTCAGCTACGTTTGGCGCGCTCGCGACCTATGCCTTTGGCGAGTGGAATGAACTGCTTAGCCTATTTCTCATGGCGATACTCGTCGATTATGTAACGGGCATTGCCGCCTCGATGAAGGAGCAACATGGCCTTAATAGTCAAGTTGGCTACTGGGGCCTTACCCGCAAAGGACTAATGCTTCTCGTCATTATGTTGGCGCATCGCATGGATACTCTGATGGATACAGACTTGATGATGACGGGCGCGATTTATTTTTATTTGGCGAATGAGTTTATTTCAATTACTGAAAATTATGGGCGATTAGGGCTGCCGCTGCCCAGCTTTTTGAAGCAGATGATTCAAGTGCTGCGAGGCAAGGAGGAAGGGTTATGA